Proteins encoded by one window of Pecten maximus chromosome 15, xPecMax1.1, whole genome shotgun sequence:
- the LOC117343375 gene encoding probable serine/threonine-protein kinase clkA produces MIRGRKELRGNEYIKYNDIKYNDINYNRGNEYIKYNDIKYNDINYIRSNEYIKHNDINYNRGNEYIKYNDINCIKHNDINYDRGNEYIKHNDINYDRGNEYIKYNDINYDRGNEYIKYNDINYDRGNEYIKHNDINYDRGNEYIKHNDVNYIKHNDINYDRGNEYIKHNDVNYIKHNDINYNRGNEYIKYNDINCIKHNDINYDRGNEYIKYNDINYNRGVTNTSNTTTSTTTGVTNTSNTTTSTTSNTTTSTTTGGNEYIKYNDIKYNDINYNRGNEYIKYNDIKYNDINYIRSNEYIKHNDINYNRGNEYIKYNDINCIKHNDINYDRGNEYIKHNDINYDRGNEYIKYNDINCIKHNDINYDRGNEYIKHNDVNYIKHNDINYNRGNEYIKYNDINCIKHNDINYDRGNEYIKYNDINYNRGVTNTSNTTTSTTTGVTNTSNTTTSTTSGVTNTSNTTTSTASNTTTSTTTGVTNTSNTTTSTTSNTTTSTTTGVTNTSNTTTGNEYIKYNDINYNRGNEYIKHNDINYIKHNHINYNRDNEYIKHNDINCNRENEYIKHNDINSDRGNEYIKYNDINYDRGNEYIKHNDINSDRGNEYIKYNDINYDRGNEYIKHNDINYDRGNEYIKYNDINYIKYNDINYNRGNEYIKYNDINYDRGNEYIKHNDINYIKHNDGN; encoded by the exons GGGTAACGAATACATCAAATACAACGACATCAAATACAACGACATCAACTACAACAGGGGTAACGAATACATCAAATACAACGACATCAAATACAACGACATCAACTACATCAGGAGTAACgaatacatcaaacacaacgacaTCAACTACAACAGGGGTAACGAATACATCAAATACAACGACATCAACTGCATCAAACACAACGACATCAACTACGACAGGGGTAACgaatacatcaaacacaacgacaTCAACTACGACAGGGGTAACGAATACATCAAATACAACGACATCAACTACGACAGGGGTAACGAATACATCAAATACAACGATATCAACTACGACAGGGGTAACgaatacatcaaacacaacgacaTCAACTACGACAGGGGTAACgaatacatcaaacacaacgacgtcaactacatcaaacacaacgacaTCAACTACGACAGGGGTAACgaatacatcaaacacaacgacgtcaactacatcaaacacaacgacaTCAACTACAATAGGGGTAACGAATACATCAAATACAACGACATCAACTGCATCAAACACAACGACATCAACTACGACAGGGGTAACGAATACATCAAATACAACGACATCAACTACAATAGGG GGGTAACgaatacatcaaacacaacgacaTCAACTACGACAGGGGTAACgaatacatcaaacacaacgacatcaactacatcaaacacaacgacaTCAACTACGACAGG GGGTAACGAATACATCAAATACAACGACATCAAATACAACGACATCAACTACAACAGGGGTAACGAATACATCAAATACAACGACATCAAATACAACGACATCAACTACATCAGGAGTAACgaatacatcaaacacaacgacaTCAACTACAACAGGGGTAACGAATACATCAAATACAACGACATCAACTGCATCAAACACAACGACATCAACTACGACAGGGGTAACgaatacatcaaacacaacgacaTCAACTACGACAGGGGTAACGAATACATCAAATACAACGACATCAACTGCATCAAACACAACGACATCAACTACGACAGGGGTAACgaatacatcaaacacaacgacgtcaactacatcaaacacaacgacaTCAACTACAATAGGGGTAACGAATACATCAAATACAACGACATCAACTGCATCAAACACAACGACATCAACTACGACAGGGGTAACGAATACATCAAATACAACGACATCAACTACAATAGGG GGGTAACgaatacatcaaacacaacgacGTCAACTACAACAGGGGTAACgaatacatcaaacacaacgacaTCAACTACATCAGGGGTAACGAATACATCAAATACAACGACATCAACTGCATCAAACACAACGACATCAACTACGACAGGGGTAACgaatacatcaaacacaacgacatcaactacatcaaacacaacgacaTCAACTACGACAGGGGTAACgaatacatcaaacacaacgac GGGTAACGAATACATCAAATATAACGACATCAACTACAATAGGGGTAACgaatacatcaaacacaacgacatcaactacatcaaacacaacCACATCAACTACAACAGGGATAACgaatacatcaaacacaacgacaTCAACTGCAACAGGGAGAACgaatacatcaaacacaacgacaTCAACTCCGACAGGGGTAACGAATACATCAAATACAACGACATCAACTACGACAGGGGTAACgaatacatcaaacacaacgacaTCAACTCCGACAGGGGTAACGAATACATCAAATACAACGACATCAACTACGACAGGGGTAACgaatacatcaaacacaacgacaTCAACTACGACAGGGGTAACGAATACATCAAATACAACGACATCAACTACATCAAATACAACGACATCAACTACAACAGGGGTAACGAATACATCAAATACAACGACATCAACTACGACAGGGGTAACgaatacatcaaacacaacgacaTCAACTACATCAAACACAATGACGGCAACTAA